One Candidatus Cloacimonas sp. genomic window, AATTTATAAAATAGAGGTTTTGAGATGTTTTCATCTATACGCAAAAGAAACGGTTCCATCGTTGTTTTTAATCAGCAAAAAATAGCCAAAGCCATTGAAAGTGCAGGATTTGCCACAGGTGAATTTGGACAGGATATTGCCGCGGTTTTAACTTTACGGGTGATCAATTTAGCCCAGCAGGTAATTCAAGATGAAATTCCTGAAGTGGAAAAGATTCAAGATATCGTAGAGGAAGTTTTGCTTGCCTCTCCTTACAAAAAAACCGCCAAGGCATATATAATCTATCGGGATCAACATTCTCAGATTCGCAATTTGGTTTCCAAAGCGGGAGTGGATTTGATAGATCAATATCTGGAAAAATTGGATTGGCAGGTAAATGAAAATTCCAATATGGCATACTCGCTTCAGGGCTTGAATAATTATATTGCATCTGAAGTTAGTAAAACATACTGGTTGAATAAGATCTATCCTCCAGAAATTCGAGAAGCGCATTTAAGCGGCGATTTACATATTCACGATTTGGGTCAGCTTTCAGTTTATTGTGTGGGCTGGGATTTGATGGATTTACTTTTAACCGGTTTTTGCGGTGCGGAAGGCAAAGTGGAAAGTTCTCCCGCCAAACATTTTAGAAGCGCTTTAGGGCAGATTGTTAATTTCTTTTATACTTTGCAAGGTGAAGCTGCAGGGGCACAGGCATTTTCCAGTTTTGACACACTTTTGGCACCTTTTATTTTTTACGATGGGCTTAGTTATAAAGAAGTGAAACAAGCTTTGCAGGAATTCATTTTTAATATCAATGTGCCTACGCGAGTTGGTTTTCAAACCCCTTTTACCAATATAACTTTAGACCTCAATCCGCATCAACTCTATAAAGATCAGGCAGTTATCATAGGTGGCAAACCAATGGATAAGACCTATGGTGATTTTCAGGCAGAAATGGACATTTTGAACAAAGCATTTTTGGAAGTGATGATTGAAGGCGATGCCAAAGGACGCGTTTTCACTTTTCCCATTCCAACCTATAATATCACCAAGGATTTTAACTGGGATGATCCTAATCTAAATTACTTATGGGAAGCAACAGCCAAATATGGCATTCCCTATTTTTCCAATTTCGTAAATTCCGATATGGACCCAAAAGATGCACGCAGTATGTGTTGTCGTTTACGATTGGATACCCGTAAACTGGAAAATAGAGGAGGTGGACTTTTTGGTGCCAATCCTTTAACCGGTTCCATTGGAGTGGTAACCATAAATCTTC contains:
- a CDS encoding ribonucleoside triphosphate reductase, whose translation is MFSSIRKRNGSIVVFNQQKIAKAIESAGFATGEFGQDIAAVLTLRVINLAQQVIQDEIPEVEKIQDIVEEVLLASPYKKTAKAYIIYRDQHSQIRNLVSKAGVDLIDQYLEKLDWQVNENSNMAYSLQGLNNYIASEVSKTYWLNKIYPPEIREAHLSGDLHIHDLGQLSVYCVGWDLMDLLLTGFCGAEGKVESSPAKHFRSALGQIVNFFYTLQGEAAGAQAFSSFDTLLAPFIFYDGLSYKEVKQALQEFIFNINVPTRVGFQTPFTNITLDLNPHQLYKDQAVIIGGKPMDKTYGDFQAEMDILNKAFLEVMIEGDAKGRVFTFPIPTYNITKDFNWDDPNLNYLWEATAKYGIPYFSNFVNSDMDPKDARSMCCRLRLDTRKLENRGGGLFGANPLTGSIGVVTINLPRIGYLAKTEEEFFALLEERLQLAKKSLEIKRKVLENFTEGGLYPYTKFYLKSIYERFNQYWKNHFSTIGIIGMNEAMLNFLGENLGTAQAQAFALKIMDYLRDRLLQIQAETENNYNLEATPAEGTSYRLALLDKKHFPEIICANCDDKAPFYTNSSQLPVNFSDDIFEVLDLQDELQTKYTGGTVLHIFGGERVEFGNSIKALIKTVCGSYRLPYFTFSPTFSICPIHGYLDGEQPICPVCQNKTEVFSRIVGYLRPVSQWNDGKKAEFKMRTTFDLHKQPKKESSILPEAISAKSL